Below is a window of Sulfitobacter sp. SK012 DNA.
ACCCCGTTTCGCATTATTCTCCTGCCGCTCTTTGTGGTGCGAGGGAGGGATGCGAACAACACAGAACACCAAGGCTACTGCCGCCAATGGCTGTTTTCTGCTCTGCTGTAACAGTGCCTGGAAGTTTCATCTTCATGGGCTGGGTGCATGAAGCATCACTTCGTGTCTCACGGCTGTTTTTTGTTTCGGCCAAAACGACAGGATTCAAACAGCTTTTTCAGTGGACGGAGCAAGCTTGCCATCCCAACTCTCTGTCGGAATTTTTGCGATCTCTGTGTCGGCCATGTATGACGGTGTCATGATTTGCACGTTGTTTTCATTGAAGACGGTAATGATGTGACGGTGCAGATCTGAAAGTATGCGAGGCAGGCTTGATCCACGGGTTGTGAACGCGTTGACCTGGTAGTTGATCGCGTAGTCAGCCAGTGCGGTGATAAGAACAAACGGCTCCGGTGACTTTCTTAAGTCTCGTGTCCGGTTTGCTGCTTCTACAAGCATTGCTTCTATTTTCTCCTGAGGTTCCTCGTAGCCGATGCCAACCGTTGTGTGCAGCAGCAACCCGCGACCATCGATTTTTCGGGAATAGTTGACCACCTCGGAGTTTAACAACTGAGCGTTTGGAATGCTGATCATCTCATTTTTGATCGACTTGATGAGCGTTTCCATCAGCCTGATTTCCACGACATCACCAATCTGCTCGCCCACTTTGATCCGGTCACCAATATTGGTGCTACGGCGGTAGATCACAAAAAGGCCGGCCATCATGTTGCTGACGACAGTATTGGAACCAAGCGACACCATAATACCTGCAAGGATTGTCAGCCCTTGAAACGCTTTTGACCCCGCACCTGGCAAGTGAGGATAGGCAAACACGATCGCTACAGCAATGATCGCGACACGTGCAAGATTGAAGGTGGGTGTAATCCAATGGGGTTCGAAATTTTGAATGCTTATGGTGCCGGCTTCAACGTTATCCATGAGAAGCCGAAAACCTCTGATCATAAACCGGGTCACCAGCGCAATGATCACAATGGTGACGAGGTTGGGCAGGTAGGCAATAAATCCAAGGATCACGGAGATCAGTGGTTCAGAAACATAAGTTAGCAGAATCTGTGCAAACGGACGTGTTTCCGCAAAGGAAAGCAGCACAAAGGACAGGTAGTAATACAGGAGAAACAAATATCCGGTCCATAAGGCAACCTGAACGAGATAGCCTGTTAGTTTGCCTATGGCCCTTCCGCGAACCACAGAGCCTGTAGCTTTTTCGAACTTTGAAAAGTACTTCT
It encodes the following:
- a CDS encoding mechanosensitive ion channel family protein; its protein translation is MKQITFWRTGSLRSFVFILLAGLSILLFATDRSAAQEQENVSPPEQVEQLPEGVFSAPVIVEGEVLFAVRGSSALPASIRAEKIVERILSVAEQSKAAAVTVSVEKHELGLGIVANGVLITVTTDADAEMDSFDIEVLASLHSESIQGAIEKYRFDRSDTARVESAMAAVAWTVGFLLITFVFARWRLRVGAALAFIAEKYFSKFEKATGSVVRGRAIGKLTGYLVQVALWTGYLFLLYYYLSFVLLSFAETRPFAQILLTYVSEPLISVILGFIAYLPNLVTIVIIALVTRFMIRGFRLLMDNVEAGTISIQNFEPHWITPTFNLARVAIIAVAIVFAYPHLPGAGSKAFQGLTILAGIMVSLGSNTVVSNMMAGLFVIYRRSTNIGDRIKVGEQIGDVVEIRLMETLIKSIKNEMISIPNAQLLNSEVVNYSRKIDGRGLLLHTTVGIGYEEPQEKIEAMLVEAANRTRDLRKSPEPFVLITALADYAINYQVNAFTTRGSSLPRILSDLHRHIITVFNENNVQIMTPSYMADTEIAKIPTESWDGKLAPSTEKAV